From one Sphingomonas sp. BT-65 genomic stretch:
- a CDS encoding DUF6607 family protein: MKKMMWIAGAALIASTAPALADGPVKPRAEAEEQSSFEADRRDILAMAGNYKVKFDMRESTPWRADYTPIEAKVSGGHESVRVIEDTGRVIRLQHLLVVSHEGKDHVIKHWRQDWEYEPARVLVYSGPDSWTWEDVPERMRKGRWSQTVYQVDDSPRYGGWGQWTSEAGIRRWRSNWTWRPLARRDAVRGPVYDRYYAINRHQAFPGGWIHWQDNTKMGEFDGKLEPVVQEYVLNTYTRFDGYKVQAADDYWAATKGYWAAIRGEWDRIAAAKNGIRITEAAEAGTVIASRLLGIADEIQSGKTKEADGIKTAKALMDQATRAAGQVAAN; the protein is encoded by the coding sequence ATGAAGAAGATGATGTGGATCGCGGGAGCGGCGCTGATCGCCTCCACCGCGCCGGCGCTGGCCGATGGGCCGGTCAAGCCGCGGGCGGAGGCCGAGGAGCAGAGCTCGTTCGAGGCCGACCGGCGCGACATCCTGGCGATGGCGGGCAACTACAAGGTCAAGTTCGACATGCGCGAGTCGACGCCATGGCGCGCCGACTACACGCCGATCGAGGCCAAAGTCTCGGGCGGGCATGAATCGGTGCGGGTGATCGAGGACACCGGCCGCGTGATCCGGCTCCAGCACCTGCTGGTGGTGAGCCACGAAGGCAAGGATCACGTCATCAAGCATTGGCGCCAGGACTGGGAATATGAGCCGGCCAGGGTGCTGGTCTATTCCGGCCCCGACAGCTGGACCTGGGAAGACGTGCCCGAGCGGATGCGCAAGGGCCGCTGGTCGCAGACCGTCTACCAGGTCGACGACAGCCCGCGCTACGGCGGCTGGGGCCAGTGGACGAGCGAGGCGGGCATCCGCCGCTGGCGCTCCAACTGGACCTGGCGCCCGCTCGCCCGCCGCGATGCGGTGCGCGGCCCGGTCTATGATCGCTACTACGCGATCAACCGCCACCAGGCGTTCCCGGGCGGCTGGATCCACTGGCAGGACAATACCAAGATGGGCGAGTTCGACGGCAAGCTCGAGCCGGTCGTGCAGGAATATGTCCTGAACACCTATACCAGGTTCGACGGCTACAAGGTGCAGGCGGCCGACGATTATTGGGCGGCGACCAAGGGCTATTGGGCAGCGATCCGCGGCGAGTGGGACCGCATCGCCGCGGCCAAGAACGGCATCCGCATCACCGAGGCGGCCGAGGCCGGGACGGTGATCGCCAGCCGCCTGCTCGGCATCGCCGACGAGATCCAGAGCGGCAAGACCAAGGAAGCCGACGGCATCAAGACCGCCAAGGCGCTGATGGACCAGGCCACACGCGCGGCAGGACAGGTGGCCGCCAACTAG
- a CDS encoding glycosyltransferase family 2 protein — MQRPKLSVVVPCYNEEGCLELLHGRVSAAVRAAVGDDYEIVLVNDGSRDGSWAVMQRLAGADPRLVAINLSRNHGHQLALTAGLDLCAGDEILIIDADLQDPPELLTEMRATMREQGADVVYAVRRKREGETFFKKVTAAFFYRMLDRITDTPIPLDTGDFRLMTRRALDAFLSLPEQARFIRGMVAWVGFRQVPFVYDRHERHAGETKYPLAKMIRFALDAVTGFSTAPLRFASHAGLALTGLSALLFLYIVIGWLAGNAVQGWTSTMLVVVFLGAVQMFVLGMIGEYLGRLYVESKRRPLYLVADVAGPVKGHASLGYRFADSGEVTVSPHAPARPDLPDAAPAVPPLPAKTPRRKAEPPTLL; from the coding sequence ATGCAACGTCCCAAGCTTTCGGTCGTCGTGCCGTGCTACAATGAGGAAGGCTGTCTCGAGCTGCTGCATGGCCGCGTCTCGGCCGCCGTGCGCGCCGCGGTCGGCGACGATTACGAGATCGTGCTGGTCAATGACGGCTCGCGCGACGGCAGCTGGGCGGTGATGCAGCGCCTGGCCGGGGCCGATCCCCGCCTCGTCGCGATCAACCTCTCGCGCAATCACGGCCATCAGCTCGCGCTCACCGCCGGGCTCGATCTGTGTGCGGGCGACGAGATCCTGATCATCGACGCCGATCTGCAGGACCCGCCCGAGCTGCTGACCGAGATGCGCGCGACGATGCGCGAGCAGGGCGCCGACGTCGTCTATGCCGTGCGCCGCAAGCGCGAGGGTGAGACCTTTTTCAAGAAGGTCACCGCCGCCTTCTTCTATCGCATGCTCGACCGGATCACCGATACGCCGATCCCGCTCGACACCGGCGATTTCCGGCTGATGACGCGGCGTGCGCTCGACGCCTTCCTGTCACTGCCCGAACAGGCGCGCTTCATTCGCGGCATGGTCGCCTGGGTCGGTTTCCGCCAGGTGCCGTTCGTCTATGACCGGCACGAGCGGCACGCCGGCGAGACCAAATATCCGCTCGCCAAGATGATCCGCTTTGCACTCGACGCCGTGACCGGCTTCTCGACCGCGCCGCTGCGCTTCGCCAGTCACGCAGGCCTTGCGCTCACCGGCCTGTCGGCGCTGCTGTTCCTTTACATCGTGATCGGCTGGCTCGCCGGCAATGCGGTGCAGGGCTGGACCTCGACGATGCTCGTCGTCGTGTTCCTCGGCGCGGTGCAGATGTTCGTGCTTGGCATGATCGGCGAGTATCTCGGCCGGCTCTACGTCGAATCGAAGCGCCGCCCGCTCTATCTCGTCGCCGATGTCGCGGGGCCGGTGAAGGGCCATGCCTCGCTCGGCTACCGCTTCGCCGATTCGGGCGAGGTCACCGTGTCGCCGCACGCACCGGCCCGTCCCGACCTGCCCGACGCGGCGCCTGCCGTGCCACCCCTCCCCGCCAAAACGCCGCGCCGCAAGGCCGAACCACCGACCCTGCTCTGA
- a CDS encoding DUF885 family protein — MDRRTFLASGTAAAALAASPAAARAMQAAAAPAAGPGDAGLNAIFDSLLKDMIQRAPELATSIGFDKGPGAALKRQLTDRSPAAKAKTQAETKAYLAKIEAVDPATLSESSKLDREIVIYSVKSQLLPRDKFQLDAVMRPFAIFQQGGVYFSMPDFLNTTHTIATKDDAEALLSRLEQMGQALDYNTQEQAELGKRGVVAPDFSLDLTIEQMGKLRAPAPIDNTIARSLVQRTAAKGIAGDWGARAAKIIEASVYPALDRQLALIKQQRATARTTAGVWDVPQGDAIYAAALAQATTTNFSPDEVHQIGLQEVAEISAQLDTILKAQGLTKGSVGERLTALNQRPDQLYPDTAAGRAELLKSLNADNEKVAKLLPKMFINPTNAPLEIRAVPVEIQDGASNGYYNRAALDGSRPAIYFINLKSVADWPKFSLPSLTYHEGLPGHHLQISTSQQAEGPMIRKFSFFGAYTEGWALYAEQVADELGAYANDLERAGYLQSFLFRAARLVIDTGIHAKKWTREQATDYMVNTVGFARPRSQREIERYCTQPGQACSYKIGHTSWVRARKKAQEIAGAKFDLKQFHEVIRRGATPLTILERLVEEDARRMASA; from the coding sequence TTGGATCGCCGCACCTTCCTTGCCTCCGGCACCGCTGCCGCCGCGCTAGCCGCATCCCCCGCCGCCGCCCGCGCCATGCAGGCCGCAGCGGCGCCTGCCGCCGGGCCGGGCGACGCCGGACTCAACGCGATCTTCGACTCGCTGCTCAAGGACATGATCCAGCGCGCGCCCGAACTCGCCACGTCGATCGGCTTCGACAAGGGACCGGGCGCGGCGCTCAAGCGCCAGCTCACCGACCGCTCGCCCGCCGCCAAGGCGAAGACGCAGGCTGAGACCAAGGCGTATCTCGCCAAGATCGAGGCGGTCGATCCCGCGACCCTCTCCGAATCCTCGAAGCTCGACCGCGAGATCGTGATCTACTCGGTCAAGAGCCAGCTGCTGCCGCGCGACAAGTTCCAGCTCGACGCCGTGATGCGCCCCTTCGCGATCTTCCAGCAGGGCGGCGTCTATTTCTCGATGCCCGATTTCCTCAACACGACCCACACGATCGCGACCAAGGACGACGCCGAGGCATTGCTGTCGCGGCTCGAGCAGATGGGCCAGGCGCTCGACTACAACACGCAGGAACAGGCCGAGCTTGGCAAGCGCGGCGTGGTCGCGCCCGATTTCTCGCTCGATCTCACCATCGAGCAGATGGGCAAGCTGCGCGCCCCGGCGCCGATCGACAACACCATCGCCAGGTCGCTCGTCCAGCGCACCGCCGCCAAGGGCATCGCCGGCGATTGGGGCGCCCGGGCCGCGAAGATCATCGAGGCATCCGTCTATCCCGCGCTCGACCGCCAGCTCGCGCTGATCAAGCAGCAGCGCGCCACCGCACGCACCACCGCAGGCGTGTGGGACGTGCCGCAGGGCGACGCGATCTACGCCGCAGCGCTCGCCCAGGCGACCACCACCAACTTCTCGCCCGACGAGGTCCACCAGATCGGCCTTCAGGAAGTCGCCGAGATCAGCGCGCAGCTCGACACGATCCTCAAGGCGCAGGGTCTGACCAAGGGCAGCGTCGGCGAGCGGCTGACCGCGCTCAACCAGCGCCCCGACCAGCTCTATCCCGACACCGCCGCGGGTCGCGCCGAGCTATTGAAGTCGCTCAATGCCGACAATGAGAAGGTGGCAAAGCTGCTGCCCAAGATGTTCATCAACCCGACCAATGCCCCGCTCGAGATCCGCGCGGTGCCGGTCGAGATCCAGGACGGCGCGTCGAACGGCTATTACAACCGCGCCGCGCTCGACGGATCGCGCCCGGCGATCTACTTCATCAATCTGAAGAGCGTCGCCGACTGGCCCAAATTCTCGCTGCCCTCGCTCACCTATCACGAGGGGCTGCCGGGCCATCACCTGCAGATCAGCACCTCGCAGCAGGCCGAGGGTCCGATGATCCGCAAGTTCAGCTTCTTCGGCGCCTATACCGAGGGCTGGGCGCTCTATGCCGAGCAAGTCGCCGACGAGCTCGGCGCCTATGCCAACGACCTCGAGCGCGCCGGCTATCTCCAGTCCTTCCTGTTCCGCGCGGCGCGGCTGGTGATCGACACCGGCATCCACGCCAAGAAATGGACCCGCGAGCAGGCGACCGATTACATGGTCAACACCGTCGGCTTCGCCCGCCCGCGCTCGCAGCGCGAGATCGAGCGCTATTGCACGCAGCCCGGCCAGGCGTGCAGCTACAAGATCGGTCACACCAGCTGGGTCCGCGCGCGCAAGAAGGCGCAGGAGATCGCCGGGGCCAAGTTCGACCTCAAGCAGTTCCACGAGGTGATCCGCCGCGGCGCCACGCCGCTCACCATCCTCGAACGGCTGGTGGAGGAAGACGCCCGGCGGATGGCCTCGGCCTAG
- a CDS encoding TonB-dependent receptor produces the protein MSIRFPLLALASPIALAAATPALAQETPADAPEAGEEIVVTAQFTEQRPIEVPFALTAYDDKFLERLNIQEFDALSRYVPGFEVQNQSPNNPGFVMRGITSDSGSAFNEPRVSVFQDGVSISKSRGSYVELFDLERVEIAKGPQSTLYGRGALIGAVNLIQAKADPSAGYGYLKLTGGDYGMYRVDGTWNIPLTDELAIRAATRVKKRDGYVENLLGGEDFNGIESEAVRGSLRWAPQGFTFDLIGNYQTDRATGTSFKSIAYNPTDPVTGAVLGDRGRNSGAALVAGPGFEGGKRLGLERQVWGVTGIANAELGGGFSLNGTLAYREFSGIEIFDADGISLPALTAAEDAAGEQTMATLRLNWDNGGRFKGFVGATWFHEDGYQRTPAQFDERVALARLTGTLNGGGAIPGRPASDPAPLAVFGNAAFTSQLLRGIVRQNVAAAVPAATPNRDAVIDAQTNAILPAATATGIAANLKSTHRETSTNSSRTKAWDLFADGTFEVTDGFEIGGGVRYSHDDKRTSYTASVQNGRSIIGGFIGALSQSAATRTALLNALAVPGAANIPQSVAYPVPLFGLGLQPTANNGDVAAQELDNGGFTWRVTARYELSPQASLYANYARGRRPEVLSVAPPTAPGGAARFNLLPSETVDSFEIGVKTELANRTLFLDGAVFYYDYSNFQTTEQSGTTFITVNAGKAESYGFEGQMRWNPAGWVNLFATYAYNHSRFKAGAREGNRFRLSPDHSASAGVTFRGDLGAAVVDFTPDVTWQSSVFFDDDNDLPALQTGNLIPDAAQDEKQGGYAVVNARLGIETANGRWRIEGFVTNLFDQAYIKDAGNTGDGLGMPTFIGGEPRMWGGSLTLRLGGK, from the coding sequence ATGTCGATCCGCTTCCCGCTGCTCGCGCTCGCCAGCCCGATCGCGCTCGCCGCCGCCACGCCTGCGCTGGCGCAGGAGACGCCCGCCGACGCGCCCGAGGCCGGCGAGGAGATCGTCGTTACCGCGCAGTTCACCGAACAGCGCCCGATCGAAGTGCCCTTCGCGCTCACCGCCTATGACGACAAGTTCCTCGAGCGGCTCAACATCCAGGAATTCGACGCGCTGTCGCGCTATGTCCCGGGCTTCGAGGTGCAGAACCAGTCGCCCAACAATCCCGGCTTCGTGATGCGCGGCATCACCTCGGACTCGGGCAGCGCGTTCAACGAACCGCGCGTCTCGGTCTTCCAGGACGGCGTGTCGATCTCCAAGTCGCGTGGCTCCTATGTCGAGCTGTTCGATCTCGAGCGCGTCGAGATCGCCAAGGGGCCGCAGTCTACGCTCTACGGCCGCGGCGCGCTGATCGGCGCGGTCAACCTGATCCAAGCCAAGGCCGATCCGTCGGCGGGCTATGGCTATCTCAAGCTGACCGGCGGCGACTATGGCATGTACCGCGTCGACGGGACGTGGAATATCCCGCTGACCGACGAACTGGCGATCCGCGCCGCGACGCGCGTCAAGAAGCGCGACGGCTATGTCGAGAATTTGCTCGGCGGCGAGGATTTCAACGGCATCGAGAGCGAGGCGGTGCGCGGCAGCCTGCGCTGGGCGCCGCAGGGCTTCACCTTCGACCTGATCGGCAACTATCAGACCGATCGCGCGACCGGCACCTCGTTCAAGTCGATCGCCTATAACCCCACCGACCCGGTCACCGGCGCGGTGCTGGGCGATCGCGGCCGCAACTCGGGCGCGGCGCTGGTGGCAGGCCCGGGCTTCGAGGGCGGCAAGCGCCTCGGCCTCGAGCGTCAGGTGTGGGGCGTCACCGGCATCGCCAATGCCGAGCTCGGCGGCGGCTTCTCGCTCAACGGCACGCTCGCCTATCGCGAGTTCAGCGGCATCGAGATTTTCGACGCCGACGGCATTTCGCTGCCCGCGCTGACCGCGGCCGAGGATGCGGCGGGTGAGCAGACCATGGCGACGCTGCGCCTCAACTGGGATAATGGCGGCAGGTTCAAGGGGTTCGTCGGCGCGACTTGGTTCCATGAGGACGGCTATCAGCGCACCCCCGCGCAGTTCGACGAGCGCGTGGCGCTGGCGCGCCTCACCGGCACGCTCAACGGCGGTGGCGCGATCCCCGGCCGTCCGGCGAGCGATCCGGCGCCGCTCGCGGTGTTCGGCAACGCCGCCTTCACCAGCCAGCTGCTGCGCGGCATCGTGCGGCAGAATGTCGCCGCGGCGGTACCGGCCGCGACGCCCAACCGCGACGCGGTCATCGACGCGCAGACCAATGCGATCCTGCCGGCGGCCACCGCCACGGGTATTGCCGCCAACCTCAAGAGCACGCATCGCGAGACCAGCACCAACTCCAGCCGCACCAAGGCGTGGGACCTGTTCGCCGACGGGACGTTCGAGGTCACCGACGGGTTCGAGATCGGCGGCGGCGTCCGCTATAGCCATGACGACAAGCGCACGTCCTACACCGCCTCGGTCCAGAATGGCCGCTCGATCATCGGCGGGTTCATCGGCGCGCTGAGCCAGAGCGCGGCGACCCGCACCGCGCTGCTCAACGCGCTGGCGGTGCCGGGCGCGGCGAACATCCCGCAGTCGGTGGCCTATCCGGTGCCGCTGTTCGGGCTCGGCCTCCAGCCGACCGCCAACAATGGCGACGTGGCCGCGCAGGAGCTCGACAATGGCGGTTTCACCTGGCGCGTCACCGCCCGCTACGAGCTGAGCCCGCAGGCGAGCCTCTACGCCAACTATGCCCGCGGCCGCCGGCCCGAGGTGCTGAGTGTGGCACCGCCCACCGCCCCCGGCGGTGCGGCGCGCTTCAACCTGCTGCCGTCGGAGACGGTGGACAGTTTCGAGATCGGCGTGAAGACCGAACTCGCGAACCGCACTTTGTTCCTGGACGGCGCGGTCTTCTACTATGACTACAGCAACTTCCAGACCACCGAGCAGTCCGGCACGACCTTCATCACGGTGAACGCGGGCAAGGCCGAGAGCTATGGCTTCGAGGGCCAGATGCGCTGGAACCCGGCCGGCTGGGTCAATCTGTTCGCGACCTATGCCTATAACCACAGCCGCTTCAAGGCGGGTGCGCGCGAGGGCAACCGCTTCCGCTTGTCGCCCGATCACAGCGCCTCGGCGGGGGTGACCTTCCGCGGTGATCTCGGCGCGGCGGTGGTGGACTTCACCCCCGACGTGACCTGGCAGTCGAGCGTGTTCTTCGACGACGACAACGACCTGCCCGCACTGCAGACCGGCAACCTCATCCCCGACGCCGCGCAGGACGAGAAGCAGGGCGGCTATGCCGTCGTCAACGCCCGCCTCGGCATCGAGACCGCCAACGGCCGCTGGCGGATCGAGGGCTTCGTCACCAACCTGTTCGACCAGGCGTACATCAAGGACGCGGGCAACACCGGCGACGGCCTCGGCATGCCGACCTTCATCGGGGGCGAACCGCGCATGTGGGGCGGATCGCTGACGCTGCGGCTCGGGGGGAAATAA
- a CDS encoding TonB-dependent hemoglobin/transferrin/lactoferrin family receptor — protein MRVMLAAGVSALGLLAGAPASADEADPEARDTVTVTATRSPLATQDAPATVSVIGEEQIADELVTDIKELVRFEPGVSVTRQPTRFGAALGTTGRAGNEGFNIRGMGGNRVLIQVDGVRVPDGFSFGAQGVGRGDYVDLGLIKSVEILRGPASALYGSDGLAGAVSFITADPKDFLREGESFGGRARAAWSSADNEFSETLIVAGRLGDWSAMAAYTRRDFNEYENQGEVGGDRATRTKANPQDGRSNAALGRIVYESGGHRFRLTGEYLDTHLFTDVLTGHSATIVDLDATDTGHRWRGAFDWTWDGNGRIEQARITAYLQDSEDRQFTFEDRNPAVDRTRINTFENRIYGASGELRLNFGSAETPQRIVLGGDISVTEQEGLRDGTVPTPPDVFPTRAFPRTDYTLAGLFAAGEITLGPVTLHPALRFDHYNLSPDDDPLLPSFAAAKQEGSRVSPKIGAVVKLGEEIRLFGNYAQGFKAPEPSQVNQFFENLAFGYTSRPNPNLRPETSEAFEAGIRYLGSNVRLDLTAFHVDYDDFISQDSVGGSGTAADPTIFQFINIDRARVKGAEARFETWNDAGFTGRLAISYATGDEISPTGVKSPLLSVDPLKVVVGAGWRDPGGRFGGQVIATHSAQKERDRAGGQYTPPGFTTLDVTAFVKIADRVTLRGGLFNLTDEKYAWWSDVRGLAATSTIKDAYTQPGRNGSVSVSVRF, from the coding sequence ATGCGGGTCATGCTGGCGGCGGGCGTCAGCGCGCTGGGGTTGCTGGCGGGGGCGCCGGCCTCAGCCGACGAGGCCGATCCCGAAGCGCGTGACACGGTGACCGTCACCGCCACCCGCTCGCCGCTGGCGACTCAGGATGCGCCCGCGACGGTCAGTGTGATCGGCGAGGAGCAGATTGCCGACGAGCTGGTGACCGACATCAAGGAGCTGGTGCGGTTTGAGCCGGGCGTGAGCGTGACGCGCCAGCCGACCCGCTTCGGCGCGGCGCTCGGCACGACCGGCCGCGCGGGCAATGAGGGGTTCAACATCCGCGGCATGGGCGGCAACCGCGTGCTGATCCAGGTCGACGGCGTGCGCGTGCCCGACGGGTTCAGCTTCGGTGCGCAGGGCGTGGGTCGCGGCGATTATGTCGATCTGGGTCTGATCAAGTCGGTCGAGATCCTGCGCGGCCCGGCCTCAGCGCTCTACGGCAGCGACGGACTCGCCGGCGCGGTGAGCTTCATCACCGCCGATCCCAAGGATTTCCTGCGCGAGGGCGAGAGCTTCGGCGGCCGCGCGCGCGCCGCGTGGTCGTCGGCCGACAACGAGTTCAGCGAGACGCTGATCGTCGCTGGCCGGTTGGGCGACTGGTCGGCGATGGCCGCCTATACCCGCCGCGACTTCAACGAATATGAGAATCAGGGCGAGGTTGGCGGCGACCGCGCGACACGCACCAAGGCAAACCCTCAGGACGGCCGTTCCAACGCGGCGCTCGGCCGCATCGTCTATGAGAGCGGCGGGCACCGCTTCCGCCTGACCGGCGAGTATCTCGACACGCATCTGTTCACCGACGTGCTGACCGGTCACTCGGCGACTATCGTCGATCTCGATGCGACCGACACTGGGCATCGCTGGCGCGGCGCGTTCGACTGGACGTGGGACGGCAATGGCCGGATCGAACAGGCACGCATTACCGCCTATCTCCAGGATTCCGAGGATCGCCAGTTCACGTTCGAAGATCGTAACCCGGCGGTCGACCGCACGCGCATCAATACCTTCGAGAACCGCATCTATGGCGCTTCGGGCGAGCTGCGGCTCAACTTCGGGAGCGCCGAGACGCCGCAGCGCATTGTGCTGGGCGGCGACATCAGCGTGACCGAACAGGAGGGGCTGCGCGACGGCACCGTGCCGACGCCGCCTGACGTGTTCCCGACCCGCGCCTTTCCCAGGACCGACTATACGCTGGCCGGGCTGTTCGCGGCGGGCGAGATCACGCTGGGCCCGGTGACGCTGCATCCGGCGCTGCGCTTCGATCACTACAACCTCTCGCCCGACGACGATCCGCTGCTGCCGAGCTTTGCCGCGGCGAAGCAGGAGGGATCGCGCGTCTCGCCCAAGATCGGCGCGGTGGTGAAGCTGGGCGAGGAGATCCGGCTGTTCGGCAACTATGCGCAGGGCTTCAAGGCGCCTGAGCCGAGCCAGGTGAACCAGTTCTTCGAGAACCTCGCCTTCGGCTACACCTCGCGACCCAATCCGAATTTGCGGCCTGAGACCAGCGAGGCGTTCGAGGCCGGCATCCGGTATCTGGGCAGCAACGTCCGGCTCGACCTCACCGCCTTCCATGTCGACTATGACGACTTCATCTCGCAGGACAGCGTCGGTGGCAGCGGCACCGCGGCCGATCCGACGATCTTCCAATTCATCAACATCGATCGTGCGCGGGTAAAGGGCGCCGAGGCGCGGTTCGAGACGTGGAACGATGCGGGCTTCACCGGGCGTCTCGCCATCTCCTACGCCACCGGTGACGAGATCAGTCCGACGGGCGTCAAGTCGCCGCTGCTGTCGGTCGATCCGCTCAAGGTAGTGGTCGGCGCCGGCTGGCGCGATCCGGGCGGGCGTTTCGGCGGGCAGGTGATCGCGACGCACAGCGCGCAGAAGGAGCGCGACCGCGCGGGCGGGCAATACACGCCTCCGGGCTTCACCACGCTCGACGTCACGGCGTTCGTGAAGATCGCCGACAGGGTCACGCTGCGCGGCGGCCTCTTTAACCTGACCGACGAGAAATACGCCTGGTGGAGCGACGTGCGCGGGCTCGCGGCGACCTCGACGATCAAGGACGCCTACACCCAGCCGGGCCGCAACGGCAGCGTGTCGGTGAGCGTCCGCTTCTGA